The Chloroflexaceae bacterium DNA window GGCGTCGGCCCCTCGTACGGGCAATGCCACGCGGCGGAGAGGTAGGCGCGCGCCCACACGCCATCCGATTTGGCGCGGGCCAGCAGGCGTTTGCACAGCGCCACCGCTTCGACGGTGCTCAGGTTGCTGTTGCGCCGGCTCCACGTCTCGCTCGCAATCACGACCAGGGCGAGGGCGCGGCAGCCGGCGGCCAGCGCACGCTCGTAGCCGCGCTCGTTCAGGACAAGCCCGGTGAAGCGCACCTGCGGATGGCGCGCCAG harbors:
- a CDS encoding hydroxymethylglutaryl-CoA lyase, with the protein product MSETITVCEVGPRDGLQNEHAHLSVVQKCALVDGLVRAGVRYIELGSFVHPKAVPQMADTEAVFAHALARHPQVRFTGLVLNERGYERALAAGCRALALVVIASETWSRRNSNLSTVEAVALCKRLLARAKSDGVWARAYLSAAWHCPYEGPTP